From Microbacterium rhizosphaerae:
CTGACGATCTCGGCGATGAGCGGCCAATTGCCGACGTGCGCGAGGATCTCGGCGTCCGGCCCGGCGTCGGCCCCGGCGATCACGACGGTGCGCGGTCCGCGTGCCAGGACGACGGTGGCGTCGTCGACGGGCTCGTCGGTCTCGCCGACGCCTCCGCCGCCCTGGTAGAGGGCTCCCGAAGCGTCGTCCTCGGGCAGGATGTCGGGGTCGAGGTCGACGGGATGCTGCGTCTCGTCCCGCTCGCCGGCGCTGTCGCGGTCCGCGACCGGATCGACCGGGACGTGAGCGGCCGTGAACCAATCGGGCAGGCGACCGGCCAGCGGCTCGCGGTAAGGAAGGTTCAGGTGCACGGGACCGGCCGGGATCTCGTCCGTGCCGAGCGCGGCGCGCAGCGCCTCGAGAGCGACGGACCGCAGCACGGCGGTCTGCTCGCCCGTCCCGTCGGGGTCGACGGCATCGGGCACCGGGAGATCGGCATCCATCCGCACCGCCGCCCCGTACACGCCCGGCTGCCGGGTGGTCTGGTTCGCGCCGACGCCGCGCAGCTCGGGCGGCCGGTCGGCGGTCAGCAGCAGGAGCGGCACCCCCGAGTGGTGCGCCTCGAGCACGGCGGGCAGCAGGTTCGCGACCGCGGTGCCCGAGGTGCAGACGACGGCGGCCGGCATCCCCGACTCGCGTCCGATGCCGAGCGCGAGGAAGCCCGACACACGCTCGTCGATGCGCACATGCAGATCGATCGCGTCCGCGTGTGCCAGGTGCGCAGCGACGAGAGCAAGGGCCTGCGATCGCGACCCGGGGCTCAGGACGACGTGGCGCACGCCGGCATCGACGAGGGCGCCCAGCAGTGAGGCCGCGGCATCCGACGCGGGGGATGCATCCGAGGGGACCGCTGAGACGTCCACGCCGTCGGCGACGGTATGCGCGCCGCCCACGTCAGCCGTTCGCTCCGTGCCGCCCGAGCCCGTCCCCGTCGCCGTCCCTGGAGGAGGTGTCGTCCGTCGAGGACGACGGCGTCGGCGCCCCGTCGGCGTTGCGGCGCGGCTTGCCCGGCCGGTCGGAATCGGGCCTGGCCTTGTCGGGCTTGGGAGGCTTGTCGCCGCGCGCCTTGTCGCCCTTGGACTGCGGCGGGAGATCGTCCTCGGCGTCGAGGCGGGCGAGCTCCTCCTCCAGCTGGCGGATGCGCTCGTCCTGCGCCGACAGCGGAGACACCGACCGCAGGAAGGCGGGGTCGTCATCCGGCGAGTCGGGGATCGTGATCGCGACGTCGCGGGCGCGAACGCGCCCGACCCAGAACCAGAGGATGCCGCCGAGCACGGGGATGAGGATCACGATGAGGATCCAGACGGGCTTGCTCACTCCGCGGTGCCGGATCGACGGCTGCGCGGCGCAGTCGATGACGCTGAAGACCCAGAACATCAGGACCAGCGGCACCAGGATGATCAGCAACCGCGTCACAGCTTCATCCTAGGGTGGCGCGCCTAGGATGGCTCTGTGAGAATCCGCTCCACCCTGGTGTATTCGGTGCTGCGGCTCCTGGCTTTCCTCGTGCCGTTCGGCATCATGATGCTGTTCCCGGTGTTCCAGCAGCTGTACTGGCTCGCGGCGGTCTTCGCCGCCCTCATCGGCCTCAGCCTGTCGATGCTCTTCCTGCGCCGTCCCCTGAACGAGATGTCCGCGGGCATCGCCGAGCGTCGCGCGGCGCACCCGCGGAAGAAGCCCTCGGACGAGGACCTCGAGGATGCCGCGGACGACGCGATGCACGAGTACGACGACTCCGGCGTCCCCGCAGCACCCGCCGACGCGCCCGCGGATGCCGCGGCGTCCCGCCGGCGCGACGACCAGAGCTGACGGCCGCGGCTCGAGGCCGGCGCCGGCTCAGCCGACGAAGGCCCAGAACAGCAGCGCGGCATAGAGCAGCGAGCCGAACGAGGTCAGCGACAGCGCGACCACGAGCTCGCGCGGCGCCTTGTACGTCCACACGATGAGGATGGCGGGCCCGAGCAGCAGCAGCGTCATGAGGGTCAGCCACGCGATCGGGTAGAAGACCGCGATGAGCACGCCGATCGCGAGCGCGAGGGCGACGAGCACGGTGTAGAACACCTGCGTGCCACGGCGACCGATGCGCACCGACAGCGTCATCTTGCCTGCCGCGCGGTCCTGGTCGATGTCGCGCAGGTTGTTCGCGAGCAGCACGGCGCAGGCGAAGAATCCCGCTGCGACAGCGCCGAACCACGCCTCCTGAGGGAGGACGCGCACCTGGATCCACGTCGTGCCGAGCGTCGCGACGAGGCCGAAGAACACGAAGACGAACAGTTCGCCGAGGCCCGCGTAGCCGTACGGCCGCTTGCCGCCCGTGTAGAACCACGCGGCGACGATGCACAGTGCCCCGACCGCGATGAGCCACCACTGCTGCGTGCGGACGACGAGGGCCAGGCCCGACAGCGCGGCGAGCGCGAAGAAGACCAGCGCGACCGTGAGAACCGCGCGGGGCTTGGCGCGGCCGGCGCCCGTCAGCCGTGCGGGGCCGACCCGGAAGGCGTCGGTGCCGCGCACGCCGTCGCTGTAGTCGTTGGCGTAGTTCACGCCGATCTGCAGGAAGACCGCGACCGCCAGGCATCCGAGCGCCAGCACCCAGTGCAGCAGCCCGTCGACGAGGTGTGCAGCGCCGGTTCCGATGATCACCGGGGCGACAGCCAGGGGCAGCGTGCGCAGGCGTGCGGCTCCGACCCAATCGCGGAAGGTGGCCGGCTTCACGGCGACCTCGGGTCTCTTGGCGGGGTTGCCGCTTCGTCCGCTCGCCTTGCCGCGCCTGCCGTTCTTCGCTGTGCTCGCTGCCACCCCCGCATCATACGGGTCGCGCACATGCCTCTCGATGTCCGACCACGGGAGGACGATGTCCTCATGCTGAGCATCGGATCCATCGTGCTGACCGTGGAGGACCTGCCGCGGGCGCGCGCCTTCTGGAGTGCCGCCCTGGGGTACGTCGACCGCGGCGAGCCGAGCGACGACTGGGTCATCCTCGACCCGCCGGACAAAGGCGGGTGGAACGGCCCCGGGACGAGCATCGCGCTGTCGGTGACGGGCTACCCGCAGCACTATCCGCCGCGGCTGCACCTCGACCTGTACGCCGACGACCCGTCGGCGCAGATCGCGCGGCTACGGGGACTCGGGGCGCGCGAGGTCGATTGGCACGGATATCCGGACGGCGCCGACTACATCGTGCTCGAGGACACCGAGGGCAACCGGTTCTGCGTCGTCGACGTCTCGGATCGCTGACCCGACGGATCAGGCGAGTCCGCGACGGATCTGCTCACGGTCGGGCTTGCCCGACGACAGCTCGGGGATCGCGTCGACGCGCACGAGCCGCGCGGGCCGCGCCGGCGACCCGACTTCGGCCGCGACGACCGCACGCGCCTTGGCGAGAAGAGCCGAGTCCTGGTCGCTCCAGCCGGCGACGACGATGACGGATGCTTCGCCCCACCGCTCGTCCGGCACTCCGACGACCACAGCATGCTCGAGGCCCGTGACCGTGTGCACGGCACGTTCGACGCGGTCGAGGGAGATGTTGATGCCGCCCGACACGATGACGTTGTCGATGCGGCCGCGTACCCGCAGCACGCCGTCCTCGATGACGCCCGCGTCTCCGGTGCGGTACCACCGGGTGCCGTCCGCATCGCGGGGGAAGACCGCATCCGCCAGCGCGTCGTCGCCGAGATATCCGGTCGCGAGGGTCGGGCCGGACAGCTGGACCTCGGCGTCGACGATGCGCGCCTCGACCCCGCGGAGGGGAACGCCGTCGTAGACGCATCCGCCGCTGGTCTCTGTCGATCCGTAGGTCCGCACGATCCGCGCCCCGAGGTCGACGGCGCGGTCGCGGACGGCGGGCGGCAGCGCCTGTCCCCCGACGAGAATCGCCTCGAACGAGCGCAGTGCGCGGGCGGTCTCGGCGTCGGTGGCCGCCGCGTCGAGCAGTCGCGAGAGCTGCGCCGGCACGAGCGAGGTATAGGTCGGGCCGCCCTCGCGGCGGGCGAGCGATAGGGCCGCCGTCGTGAACGACGCCGGCGAGAACGCACCCTCGAGGATCGCCGGCTCGCGGCCGGCGACGAGCGCCCGCACGAGCACCTGGAGCCCGGCGACGTAGCTCGCGGGCAGCGCCAGCAGCCACGACCCGTCGCCGATGCGCGCCGCGGTCGCGAGGGCGCTGGCCGTGAGCGCATCCCGGCTGAGCACGACGGATTTCGGGATGCCCGTCGACCCCGACGTCGTCACCACGACGGCGGTGCGGTCGGGCACGATCCCGTGCGCCGGTGCGAGCATGCCGAGACCGAGGGCCGGTCCGCGTCCGACCAGGGCACCCCTGAGGGCCTGCAGCACGTCGTGCGGGTCGTCCCCCGAGAGGGGCTCGAGCCTCATCAGAAGTGCCAGGGATACGGCGACCAGTCGGGGTCGCGCTTCTGCAGGAACGCGTCGCGGCCCTCGACGGCCTCGTCGGTGCCGTAGGCGAGACGCGTCGCCTCACCGGCGAACACCTGCTGCCCCACCATCCCGTCGTCCACCGCGTTGAAGGCGAACTTCAGCATGCGGATCGCCGTCGGCGACTTCGTCAGGATGGTGCGGGCCATCGCAACGGCCTCGCGCTCGAGCTCGGCATGCGGGACGACCCGGTTCACGGCGCCCATCTCGTACGCGCGCTGCGCCGAGTACTCCTCGGCGAGGAAGAACACCTCGCGCGCGAACTTCTGGCCGATCTGCCGCGCGAAGTAGGCGGAGCCGTAGCCGGCGTCGAACGAGCCGACATCGGCATCCGTCTGCTTGAACCGGCCGTGCTCGGCCGACGCGATCGACAGGTCGCAGACGACGTGCAACGAGTGCCCGCCTCCGGCCGCCCAGCCCGGGATGACGGCGATGACGACCTTCGGCATGAAGCGGATGAGCCGCTGCACCTCGAGGATGTGCAGGCGGCCGAGGGATGCCGCGGACGGCGCCGCGGGCACCTCCGATGCCGGGCTGGGACCCGTGACGGCCGGGCTCTCGTACTGATAGCCGGAACGGCCGCGGATGCGCTGGTCGCCGCCCGAGCAGAACGCCCAGCCGCCGTCCTTCGGGCTCGGGCCGTTGCCGGTGAGCAGCACGACCCCGATGCTCGGGTCCTGCCGGGCGATGTCGAGCGCCCGATACAGCTCATCGACGGTCTGCGGCCGGAACGCGTTGCGCACCTCGGGACGGTCGAACGCGATGCGCGCGATGCGGCCGTCCGTGGAGACGTGCGCGGTGATATCCGCATAGCCGTCCGCACCGGGCGCGGGCACCCACACGGACTCGTCGAAGAGCTCCGAAACCGTCACCGGTCCAGCCTACGCGCGGGGGCTGCAGTGCCATCGGTCGCGCGGCGTCACACGCCCGCAGCAGCGTCAGGGCGACCCCTACCCTGGAGACGTGACACTCCGCTCCGCACTCGCTGCTGCCACCGCATCCGCCGCCCTCGTCCTCGCTCTCGCCGGCTGCTCGTCCGCGACACCGGCAGCAGGATCCTCCGCGTCGCCCACGGCGACCGCTGGCGCGACGTGCGCAGGGGTCACGGTCATCGTCGATCCGGGCGACCTGAAGGTGCCGGCATCCGACAAGAAGAAGACGTGCGTCGCGACCGACGCGCCGATCACCGCCGCCCAGGCCCTCACGAAGGCCGCAGTGACGACGGAGGGCACGAAGCAGTACGGCGACCAGGTCGTGTGCCGTGTGAACGGCATCCCGTCGGCGCAGCTCGACATCCCCGCATCCGACGGCAGCACGTACCACGAGCAGTGCCAGGGGATGCCGGCTGCCTTCGCCTACTGGGCGCTGTGGCTGAAGCCCGCCGGGGGCACGTGGGCGTATGCGCAGGAGGGCATGTCCACCCAGAAGGTCGAGCCCGGACAGAGCATCGAGCTGCTGTTCACCCTCAACGACAAGCCCACCACTCCCGCACCATGACCCTCAGACCCGCGCCGTTGCGCGCGGCGGCGATCCTGGCCGCCGTGTTCATCGGGGCGCGGGTGGTCTACCGCATCCTGTTCGACGGGACGGATGCCGGCGGCCCGGTGCTCATGCCGCTGCCGGCGATGCGGCTGCCCGAGCCGTTCGCGCACGTCGTTCTGCTCGGTCCCGTCACGGCGGGCGGGCTCGGGGATGCGGTCGCCTCGGCGATCCCCATCGCGGCGCTGATCCTCGCGTTCGGCGTGCTGAACGCGCTGGTGGACGTATCCCGCGGCTTCGCGGTGCTCGCGCGGCGCGGACCTTTGCGCGCGGTCGCGCGAATGCTCGCGATCGCATGGGCGACGCTGCCGGCGCTGGCCGACGCGGTGCGCTCCGTGCGATTCGCCTTCCGGGTGCGCGGTGAGCGCTTCGGAGCGCGTGCCCTCGTGCCGATCCTGGAGCGGACACTCGAGCGCGCGTCATCCGTGGCCGCCGCGCTGGAGCTGCGGGGCTTCGGTGCGACCCCGCGGGTGACATCGCTCGCCGCGGACTGCGTCCGGCCCGTCGTCATCCGCGACGCCGCCTTCGCCTACGCGGCTGCGCGCCCGAGCGGGTCGAGCCGTCACGATCCGCCCGATGCGGCCGCAGACCGTGACGGGCGAGCAGATCACCCCACACCGCCGGGCCTGCGGATTGGCGAGTTCGCGCCGCCGGTGGGCTCCCTCACGGTCGTGACGGGAGAGACCGGTGCGGGCAAGTCCACGCTGTTGCGAGGGCTCGCCGGGCTGCTCTCCCACGTCGACGGCGGCTCGATCGACGGCCTCGTCCGGATCGCCGGTTTCGACCGGGTCTGCCTGCCGCCGCGCGACACCTCCCGGTTCGTGGGGGTCGTGCTGCAGAATCCGCGGGAGGCGTTCGCGACCGAGCGCGTGCGCGACGAGATCGGTCTCGCCCTGGAACTGCGCGGCGTCGCGTCTGTCATCGTGTCCGCGCGGATCGCCGAGGTCGCCGAGCACGTCGGAGTCGTGCATCTGCTCGACCGGCCCGTTCGCACGCTGTCGGCCGGCGAGGCGACCCTGGTGGCGATCGCCGCCGCCGTGGTCGAGCGGCCCATCGTGCTGCTCGTGGACGAGCCTCTGGCGGACCTCGACGTCGAG
This genomic window contains:
- a CDS encoding PLD nuclease N-terminal domain-containing protein; this encodes MTRLLIILVPLVLMFWVFSVIDCAAQPSIRHRGVSKPVWILIVILIPVLGGILWFWVGRVRARDVAITIPDSPDDDPAFLRSVSPLSAQDERIRQLEEELARLDAEDDLPPQSKGDKARGDKPPKPDKARPDSDRPGKPRRNADGAPTPSSSTDDTSSRDGDGDGLGRHGANG
- a CDS encoding DUF4229 domain-containing protein; amino-acid sequence: MRIRSTLVYSVLRLLAFLVPFGIMMLFPVFQQLYWLAAVFAALIGLSLSMLFLRRPLNEMSAGIAERRAAHPRKKPSDEDLEDAADDAMHEYDDSGVPAAPADAPADAAASRRRDDQS
- a CDS encoding 1,4-dihydroxy-2-naphthoate polyprenyltransferase: MAASTAKNGRRGKASGRSGNPAKRPEVAVKPATFRDWVGAARLRTLPLAVAPVIIGTGAAHLVDGLLHWVLALGCLAVAVFLQIGVNYANDYSDGVRGTDAFRVGPARLTGAGRAKPRAVLTVALVFFALAALSGLALVVRTQQWWLIAVGALCIVAAWFYTGGKRPYGYAGLGELFVFVFFGLVATLGTTWIQVRVLPQEAWFGAVAAGFFACAVLLANNLRDIDQDRAAGKMTLSVRIGRRGTQVFYTVLVALALAIGVLIAVFYPIAWLTLMTLLLLGPAILIVWTYKAPRELVVALSLTSFGSLLYAALLFWAFVG
- a CDS encoding VOC family protein, with the translated sequence MLSIGSIVLTVEDLPRARAFWSAALGYVDRGEPSDDWVILDPPDKGGWNGPGTSIALSVTGYPQHYPPRLHLDLYADDPSAQIARLRGLGAREVDWHGYPDGADYIVLEDTEGNRFCVVDVSDR
- a CDS encoding AMP-binding protein, yielding MRLEPLSGDDPHDVLQALRGALVGRGPALGLGMLAPAHGIVPDRTAVVVTTSGSTGIPKSVVLSRDALTASALATAARIGDGSWLLALPASYVAGLQVLVRALVAGREPAILEGAFSPASFTTAALSLARREGGPTYTSLVPAQLSRLLDAAATDAETARALRSFEAILVGGQALPPAVRDRAVDLGARIVRTYGSTETSGGCVYDGVPLRGVEARIVDAEVQLSGPTLATGYLGDDALADAVFPRDADGTRWYRTGDAGVIEDGVLRVRGRIDNVIVSGGINISLDRVERAVHTVTGLEHAVVVGVPDERWGEASVIVVAGWSDQDSALLAKARAVVAAEVGSPARPARLVRVDAIPELSSGKPDREQIRRGLA
- a CDS encoding 1,4-dihydroxy-2-naphthoyl-CoA synthase; the encoded protein is MTVSELFDESVWVPAPGADGYADITAHVSTDGRIARIAFDRPEVRNAFRPQTVDELYRALDIARQDPSIGVVLLTGNGPSPKDGGWAFCSGGDQRIRGRSGYQYESPAVTGPSPASEVPAAPSAASLGRLHILEVQRLIRFMPKVVIAVIPGWAAGGGHSLHVVCDLSIASAEHGRFKQTDADVGSFDAGYGSAYFARQIGQKFAREVFFLAEEYSAQRAYEMGAVNRVVPHAELEREAVAMARTILTKSPTAIRMLKFAFNAVDDGMVGQQVFAGEATRLAYGTDEAVEGRDAFLQKRDPDWSPYPWHF